A single region of the Anaerostipes rhamnosivorans genome encodes:
- the nagA gene encoding N-acetylglucosamine-6-phosphate deacetylase codes for MIIKNAEVFCEDGVFRSKDICTDGEIFCDSSQDEQILDAEGCYAIPGLVDIHFHGCVGYDFCDGTSEAIHKMAEYEAENGVLAICPATMTLAEDQLMSIAEAAAGYRGGAGADLVGINMEGPFINEAKKGAQNPAYIHTPDVDMYRRLQKASNGLFKLVDIAPETEGAMDFIRQVKDEAVISIAHTAADYDTAVKAIEHGVSHVTHLYNAMPGYSHRAPGVIGAACDYGLDVELICDGIHIHPSAVRTTFKMFGDDHIILISDSMMATGMDDGTYQLGGQDVKVVGNLATLAEGGAIAGSATNLMDCMRTAVKSMGIPLESAVKCASQNPARSIGIDDKYGSISEGKYANVVILDKELNIKSIVQKGKLTKKN; via the coding sequence GATATCTGTACGGACGGTGAAATATTTTGTGATTCTTCACAGGATGAACAGATCTTAGACGCCGAGGGCTGCTATGCAATCCCAGGGCTGGTTGATATTCACTTTCACGGCTGTGTGGGATATGATTTCTGTGACGGGACTTCTGAAGCTATCCATAAGATGGCAGAGTATGAAGCAGAAAATGGAGTGCTTGCGATCTGTCCGGCTACTATGACCTTAGCGGAGGATCAACTGATGTCCATCGCCGAGGCAGCCGCTGGATATAGGGGCGGCGCTGGAGCGGATCTGGTCGGCATTAACATGGAAGGTCCATTCATCAATGAGGCCAAAAAGGGAGCGCAGAATCCTGCGTATATCCATACACCGGATGTGGACATGTACCGGAGGCTTCAAAAGGCTTCAAACGGTTTATTTAAGCTGGTGGACATTGCACCGGAAACCGAGGGAGCCATGGACTTTATCCGTCAGGTAAAAGACGAGGCGGTCATCTCGATTGCCCATACTGCAGCGGATTATGACACCGCAGTAAAAGCCATTGAACATGGAGTCAGCCACGTGACACATCTCTACAACGCCATGCCGGGGTACAGCCACAGGGCACCAGGTGTCATCGGGGCAGCCTGTGACTACGGACTGGATGTGGAACTTATATGCGACGGTATTCATATTCATCCCAGTGCCGTCAGGACTACCTTTAAGATGTTTGGAGATGACCATATTATCCTGATCAGTGACAGCATGATGGCCACCGGAATGGATGACGGCACTTATCAGCTGGGAGGCCAGGACGTTAAAGTCGTGGGCAATCTTGCAACTTTAGCGGAAGGGGGAGCGATTGCAGGCTCTGCCACAAACTTGATGGACTGTATGAGAACCGCAGTAAAAAGCATGGGGATTCCACTTGAGAGTGCAGTCAAATGTGCATCACAGAATCCAGCCAGATCCATTGGCATTGATGATAAATATGGAAGTATTTCAGAGGGCAAATATGCCAATGTTGTTATCTTAGACAAAGAGCTGAATATCAAGTCAATCGTACAAAAAGGAAAATTGACAAAGAAGAATTAA